The Lineus longissimus chromosome 2, tnLinLong1.2, whole genome shotgun sequence genome window below encodes:
- the LOC135482848 gene encoding leucine-rich repeat-containing protein 74B-like isoform X5, translating to MASYRKYTAMIRYLKTPTVSRAGRKTPSNLQNDYLGESSADESDDNRKDTATDFFDYGVDISTDDKAWDTDLEAEDTKEAYDHTGKTTYIEACKKIGVIPVSYFLRNMHNPKLIMKHHGLGPQGVKPICISMVSNTHVVKLSLADNWLGPQGGQHVSEMLKENCFIQEMDLSDNRVGQLFAETLVDLLSVNITMTKLVLSGNELDDKAAIYLAEAIMVTNRLEDLVISHNKFGEKAGIVLGPAIAENMTIKSLDLSWNHIRRKGAVAIAQGIKHNMFLKTVNLSWNGFGLDGAIAIGDALKANSVLDELDISNNRITAEGAVIIGKGLAVNENLKVLKMGKNPMQTAGCYGILAALLKNPNSVMKRLDFSDILVNKDFREMAQQVKEQLPDLNIHTGGDSLPTRPKARIHPMLKLRNYIAKHDLKLIDVFNKWDTDKSMSVTYEEFVAGVEELGLKLEEEEINTLIHELDKDGDGEINYSELVAGETDFTEKERKMKSIISGFKLAVIEAKA from the exons ATGGCATCGTATCGGAAATACACTGCCATGATACGATATTTAAAGACTCCA ACTGTCAGCCGAGCTGGTCGAAAGACGCCAAGTAATTTACAAAATGATTATCTCGGGGAGAGCAGCGCAGATGAGTCGGACGATAATAGAAAAGACACAGCAACAGATTTCTTTGATTATGGTGTTGACATCTCGACAGATGATAAAGCTTGGGATACAGACTTGGAAGCGGAAG ACACAAAAGAAGCATATGACCACACCGGGAAGACGACTTACATTGAAGCATGTAAAAAGATTGGAGTCATACCAGTATCTTATTTTCTCAGGAACATGCACAATCCAAAACTTATAATGAAACATCACGGCCTTGGTCCACAAGGGGTTAAACCAATATGCATTTCAATGGTG AGCAATACGCAtgtggtcaaattaagtttagCAGACAACTGGCTCGGTCCACAAGGAGGTCAACATGTTAGTGAGATGCTCAAAGAAAACTGCTTTATTCAAGAAATG GATTTATCTGACAACAGGGTAGGCCAGCTGTTTGCCGAAACGCTCGTGGATTTGTTGTCGGTCAACATCACGATGACAAAGTTAGTCTTATCTG GTAATGAATTAGATGATAAGGCAGCCATATACCTTGCAGAGGCGATTATG GTAACGAACCGCCTTGAAGATCTCGTGATCAGCCATAACAAATTTGGAGAAAAAGCTGGCATTGTGCTTGGGCCAGCCATAGCAGAAAACATGACCATCAAAAGTTTAGATCTCAGCTGGAATCACATACGACGGAAAGGAGCTGTGGCTATTGCTCAGGGAATTAAG CACAATATGTTTTTGAAGACGGTAAATTTGTCTTGGAATGGTTTTGGATTAGATGGTGCTATAGCTATTGGAGATGCTCTGAAGGCCAACAGTGTCTTAGATGAGCTCGACATCAG CAACAATCGTATAACTGCTGAAGGTGCTGTGATAATAGGAAAAGGGCTAGCAGTGAATGAAAATCTCAAGGTTCTAAAG ATGGGCAAGAATCCTATGCAGACAGCGGGGTGTTATGGCATCCTTGCAGCGCTTCTGAAAAATCCGAACAGTGTGATGAAACGCCTGGACTTCTCT GATATCCTGGTCAACAAAGATTTTAGAGAAATGGCCCAACAAGTGAAAGAGCAACTTCCGGACTTAAACATCCACACAGGTGGCGACAGCCTGCCCACGCGACCGAAAGCACGAATCCATCCCATGCTCAAACTGAGAAACTACATCGCGAAGCACGACCTGAAACTCATCGACGTGTTCAATAAGTGGGATACGGATAAGAGCATGAGTGTGACATACGAGGAGTTTGTCGCGGGCGTGGAG GAGCTAGGTTTGAAGTTAGAAGAGGAGGAAATAAATACATTGATACATGAGTTAGACAAAGATGGTGACGGAGAAATAAACTACAG TGAGTTGGTCGCCGGAGAAACTGACTTTACTGAAAAGGAAAGGAAGATGAAGAGTATTATATCTGGCTTCAAACTTGCTGTTATAGAAGCTAAAGCTTGA
- the LOC135482848 gene encoding leucine-rich repeat-containing protein 74B-like isoform X2: MSCAPTVGGLKKKVGRLSIDVESLKHTDSHHKSLLTGLSGKQVGGFLVRTPRKSKEHQNLVSQLCISGYDGTRELSPSNLPVIDPEDYVSDDDLNVQQAREELMNQGSPLSEMYGSIFEMRYGECEDTKEAYDHTGKTTYIEACKKIGVIPVSYFLRNMHNPKLIMKHHGLGPQGVKPICISMVSNTHVVKLSLADNWLGPQGGQHVSEMLKENCFIQEMDLSDNRVGQLFAETLVDLLSVNITMTKLVLSGNELDDKAAIYLAEAIMVTNRLEDLVISHNKFGEKAGIVLGPAIAENMTIKSLDLSWNHIRRKGAVAIAQGIKHNMFLKTVNLSWNGFGLDGAIAIGDALKANSVLDELDISNNRITAEGAVIIGKGLAVNENLKVLKMGKNPMQTAGCYGILAALLKNPNSVMKRLDFSDILVNKDFREMAQQVKEQLPDLNIHTGGDSLPTRPKARIHPMLKLRNYIAKHDLKLIDVFNKWDTDKSMSVTYEEFVAGVEELGLKLEEEEINTLIHELDKDGDGEINYSELVAGETDFTEKERKMKSIISGFKLAVIEAKA; the protein is encoded by the exons ATGTCTTGTGCCCCTACGGTCGGTGGTCTCAAGAAAAAGGTCGGTCGTCTAAGCattgatgtggaatctttaaaaCATACTGATTCACACCACAAATCACTGTTAACTGGATTATCGGGGAAACAAGTCGGAGGATTTCTTGTGCGGACGCCTCGCAAGTCAAAAGAGCACCAAAATCTCGTCTCTCAGTTGTGTATTTCTGGATACGATGGTACTCGCGAGTTGTCTCCAAGTAATCTTCCTGTTATTGATCCTGAGGATTATGTCAGTGATGATGATTTGAATGTGCAACAAGCCAGGGAAGAATTGATGAATCAAGGCAGTCCTCTCTCGGAGATGTACGGGTCGATATTTGAAATGAGATATGGAGAATGTGAAG ACACAAAAGAAGCATATGACCACACCGGGAAGACGACTTACATTGAAGCATGTAAAAAGATTGGAGTCATACCAGTATCTTATTTTCTCAGGAACATGCACAATCCAAAACTTATAATGAAACATCACGGCCTTGGTCCACAAGGGGTTAAACCAATATGCATTTCAATGGTG AGCAATACGCAtgtggtcaaattaagtttagCAGACAACTGGCTCGGTCCACAAGGAGGTCAACATGTTAGTGAGATGCTCAAAGAAAACTGCTTTATTCAAGAAATG GATTTATCTGACAACAGGGTAGGCCAGCTGTTTGCCGAAACGCTCGTGGATTTGTTGTCGGTCAACATCACGATGACAAAGTTAGTCTTATCTG GTAATGAATTAGATGATAAGGCAGCCATATACCTTGCAGAGGCGATTATG GTAACGAACCGCCTTGAAGATCTCGTGATCAGCCATAACAAATTTGGAGAAAAAGCTGGCATTGTGCTTGGGCCAGCCATAGCAGAAAACATGACCATCAAAAGTTTAGATCTCAGCTGGAATCACATACGACGGAAAGGAGCTGTGGCTATTGCTCAGGGAATTAAG CACAATATGTTTTTGAAGACGGTAAATTTGTCTTGGAATGGTTTTGGATTAGATGGTGCTATAGCTATTGGAGATGCTCTGAAGGCCAACAGTGTCTTAGATGAGCTCGACATCAG CAACAATCGTATAACTGCTGAAGGTGCTGTGATAATAGGAAAAGGGCTAGCAGTGAATGAAAATCTCAAGGTTCTAAAG ATGGGCAAGAATCCTATGCAGACAGCGGGGTGTTATGGCATCCTTGCAGCGCTTCTGAAAAATCCGAACAGTGTGATGAAACGCCTGGACTTCTCT GATATCCTGGTCAACAAAGATTTTAGAGAAATGGCCCAACAAGTGAAAGAGCAACTTCCGGACTTAAACATCCACACAGGTGGCGACAGCCTGCCCACGCGACCGAAAGCACGAATCCATCCCATGCTCAAACTGAGAAACTACATCGCGAAGCACGACCTGAAACTCATCGACGTGTTCAATAAGTGGGATACGGATAAGAGCATGAGTGTGACATACGAGGAGTTTGTCGCGGGCGTGGAG GAGCTAGGTTTGAAGTTAGAAGAGGAGGAAATAAATACATTGATACATGAGTTAGACAAAGATGGTGACGGAGAAATAAACTACAG TGAGTTGGTCGCCGGAGAAACTGACTTTACTGAAAAGGAAAGGAAGATGAAGAGTATTATATCTGGCTTCAAACTTGCTGTTATAGAAGCTAAAGCTTGA
- the LOC135483770 gene encoding galactose-3-O-sulfotransferase 2-like translates to MKERCEISGCGREACCFSLGQRGTRIISSYYTSDIMWSSHIRKFIRFTRTRAGREVSFFFLVLLCVCLVYSNTQLLANLLKQTSPLRIVYVKERKSQVTHSFPKNDMVYIKMIKCGSTTLNSMFHRYGYTRNLSFVLPVKGRIYLGWPYRMQKGFFRPPIAEKFNILSEHAVYDRRFMASIMPNDTVYITSLREPYAQFKSMYNYYQVGKISTAGEGQAGYDKFMKNIERYDEIYKSAAQKRERYCVPDGFSMSKNLMSFILGLPLGYPPGTKDLTGYRRTASKLIKTTVKQFDLILILEYFHESLVMLKRLMRWNTKDILYKSGNVLKYDHKHDSSFEYRKIYRQWSELDFLLYDYANKTFWQKVSETGKNFKEEVTNYNAVKRKVDVFCATHDRKDFLSFDRTLWDEQGFIFTRYDCSLLQDMNLVSQIKKVYDTNAKESDIPEQAEPSTYFC, encoded by the coding sequence ATGAAGGAGAGATGCGAGATTTCGGGGTGTGGTCGTGAGGCGTGTTGTTTTTCCCTCGGACAGCGAGGAACTAGGATCATTTCGTCATATTACACCTCTGACATAATGTGGTCGAGCCACATCCGCAAATTCATCCGTTTTACGCGGACGCGAGCAGGTCGCGAAGTGTCAtttttcttccttgtcttgttatgtGTCTGTCTTGTATACAGCAACACTCAACTCTTAGCCAACTTGCTAAAACAGACAAGTCCATTGCGAATAGTGTATGTCAAGGAGAGAAAGTCGCAGGTAACCCATTCCTTCCCGAAGAATGACATGGTTTACATAAAAATGATCAAGTGCGGCAGCACAACTCTTAATTCAATGTTCCATCGTTATGGCTATACGAGGAATCTTTCTTTCGTACTGCCGGTTAAGGGGAGGATCTACCTCGGCTGGCCTTACCGAATGCAGAAGGGCTTCTTTCGACCGCCGATAGCTGAAAAGTTTAACATCTTATCAGAACACGCGGTCTATGATCGAAGGTTTATGGCCAGCATCATGCCAAACGACACCGTGTACATAACCAGTCTGAGGGAACCGTACGCTCAATTCAAGTCGATGTACAACTATTACCAAGTGGGAAAGATATCCACCGCAGGAGAAGGCCAGGCGGGATATGATAAATTTATGAAAAACATTGAGCGGTATGATGAAATTTATAAGTCGGCGGCTCAAAAAAGAGAGCGGTATTGTGTCCCGGATGGGTTTTCCATGTCGAAAAATCTCATGTCTTTTATACTGGGCCTCCCCCTTGGTTATCCGCCGGGGACCAAGGACCTCACTGGGTACAGGAGGACAGCTTCCAAACTCATCAAGACAACTGTTAAACAATTCGACCTAATTCTTATTTTGGAATACTTCCATGAATCCCTTGTCATGCTGAAACGTCTCATGCGGTGGAATACGAAAGATATTTTATACAAATCGGGTAACGTTTTGAAATATGACCATAAACATGACAGTTCCTTTGAATATCGAAAAATCTACAGACAGTGGAGTGAATTAGATTTTCTTCTCTATGATTATGCAAATAAGACATTCTGGCAGAAAGTTTCTGAAACAGGGAAGAATTTTAAAGAAGAGGTGACGAATTATAACGCGGTGAAGAGGAAGGTTGATGTATTCTGTGCTACACATGATAGGAAggactttttgagttttgatcGAACACTTTGGGATGAGCAGGGGTTCATCTTCACAAGGTATGACTGTAGTTTACTGCAGGATATGAACCTAGTCTCTCAGATTAAGAAGGTGTACGACACAAACGCCAAAGAGTCAGACATACCAGAACAGGCTGAACCGTCCACGTACTTTTGTTGA
- the LOC135482852 gene encoding ankyrin repeat family A protein 2-like — protein MIEVKDVTKMFENDFMSPHKLQHHQNIDLASCDSFLDSLTSDSHDYQDSDLEVANVLSNTKDGKKIDNSKINVKSPGSGSGSGSGNNVNPSPYRPSTVITNFTRGNVQTNTPSIVEHMSIHQMAAQGELVLLQQELSFPDSDIDKFDEKGFTALLWACANGQKAAVELLLQYGASTEARGNNGENALLLAGCYGHHEILRFLLERDMVVNGCDDQGNTALMFAAYNNHRKCARDLLEFGADLTVENEEELTALDFAVRRGSKSVQHVLEQYMLNLLEGDEDT, from the exons ATGATAGAAGTTAAG GATGTGACCAAGATGTTTGAGAATGATTTCATGTCACCTCACAAGTTGCAACATCATCAGAATATTGACCTTGCTTCATGTGATAGTTTCCTTGATTCATTAACGAGCGACAGCCATGACTACCAGGATTCTGACCTTGAAGTTGCTAATGTTCTTTCTAATACAAAAG ATGGAAAGAAAATTGACAACAGCAAAATAAATGTCAAGTCTCCTGGTAGTGGTTCTGGTAGTGGAAGTGGTAATAATGTGAACCCATCACCATACAGG CCATCCACAGTTATCACCAATTTTACTCGGGGCAACGTCCAGACCAATACACCATCGATTGTTGAGC ataTGAGCATCCACCAAATGGCAGCCCAAGGAGAACTGGTCTTGCTGCAACAGGAGCTTTCTTTTCCAG ATAGTGACATCGACAAATTTGACGAAAAAGGTTTCACGGCTTTGCTGTGGGCGTGTGCCAATGGCCAGAAGGCTGCTGTGGAGTTGCTGCTGCAGTACGGAGCCAGTACAGAGGCGAGAGGAAACAACGGTGAAAACGCGCTCCTTTTGGCCGGTTGTTACGGTCACCACGAAATACTGAGATTCCTCTTGGAAAGGGATATGGTGGTGAACGGCTGTGACGAT CAAGGAAATACTGCCCTGATGTTTGCTGCTTATAACAACCATAGGAAATGTGCGAGAGATTTATTAGAATTTGGTGCTGATTTGACAGTAGAAAATGAAGAAGAGCTGACTGCTTTAGACTTTGCTGTGAGGCGTGGGAGCAAAAGTG TCCAACATGTTCTGGAGCAGTACATGCTCAACCTTCTGGAAGGTGATGAGGATACGTGA
- the LOC135482850 gene encoding iron-sulfur cluster co-chaperone protein HscB-like — MAAPMKKMARRANLVFSSLLKVKCGLDRECMCSTRARLKTVRTSLHRNFSYAHASSSSFVNVSILERNLSLHPTNTIGNCYATLADRNCWNCGRKNGFEDERFFCKCGIIQEVPDDITYFNILGVEMTFDLDLARLRKNFMQYQMKLHPDKFSQKSQEEKQLADDQSAMVNNAYFTLLKPLSRGLYLLEQNGQTLEEGTVKMNNEFLLEIMELNEQIAEATNKETVIQLGKDNNSMLQKMEKKLSEAFKADNISLAKEILQEMKYYDNLDIKIKDLQREQGIVF, encoded by the exons ATGGCTGCGCCCATGAAAAAGATGGCTCGCAGAGCAAATTTAGTGTTTTCGTCACTTTTAAAGGTAAAATGTGGGTTAGATCGAGAATGTATGTGTTCAACAAGGGCACGGCTAAAAACAGTACGAACCTCGTTACATAGAAACTTCTCTTATGCTCATGCAAGTTCGTCCTCCTTCGTAAATGTGTCCATTCTTGAGAGAAACCTTAGTCTACACCCAACTAATACTATCGGAAACTGTTACGCAACACTTGCTGACAGAAACTGCTGGAACTGCGGTAGAAAGAATGGCTTCGAAGATGAACGATTCTTTTGTAAATGTGGCATTATTCAAGAGGTACCAGATGACATCACATACTTCAACATACTCGGAGTTGAAATGACTTTTGATCTCGACTTGGCTCGGCTGAGGAAAAACTTCATGCAGTACCAAATGAAGCTGCATCCAGACAAGTTCTCACAGAAGTCTCAG GAAGAAAAACAGTTAGCTGATGATCAATCGGCAATGGTGAACAACGCCTACTTCACACTCTTGAAACCGTTATCACGTGGACTGTATTTACTGGAACAGAATGGACAAACACTGGAGGAAGGAACAGTAAAAATGAACAATGAATTCCTGTTGGAAATAATGGAACTGAATGAACAGATTGCAGAAGCAACCAATAAAGAAACTGTGATTCAGCTTGGAAAAGACAATAACTCTATGCTgcaaaaaatggagaaaaaactTTCTGAGGCATTTAAGGCAGACAACATATCTTTGGCTAAAGAAATTCTCCAGGAAATGAAATATTATGACAATCTTGATATAAAGATTAAAGACTTGCAGAGAGAACAGGGTAttgtgttttga
- the LOC135482851 gene encoding U6 snRNA-associated Sm-like protein LSm6: MSRKQTPSDFLKLIIGRPVVVKLNSGVDYRGVLACLDGYMNIALEQTEEYVNGQLKNKYGDAFIRGNNVLYISTQKRRI, translated from the exons atgAGTCGGAAGCAGACACCTAGTGATTTTCTCAAGCTGATTATAGGAAGACCTGTGGTAGTCAAATTAAATTCAGGCGTAGATTATCGAG GAGTTCTGGCATGTTTGGATGGTTACATGAACATAGCCCTGGAGCAGACTGAGGAGTATGTCAATGGTCAGCTAAAGAATAAATATGGAGATGCTTTTATCCGAGGAAATAATG tgcTATACATCAGTACACAGAAGAGGAGAATATAG